In Candidatus Neomarinimicrobiota bacterium, the genomic window ATTCAAACCCAATTCTGCACCCGAACTCCCCATATTCCGCAGCGGATATAGCGTTCCTATCATAAGTGTAGGATATATGATGCCGAAAATCAGCGCCGCCGAGCTGTTCAATGGTGAAGCTTCTTTCTTGAATATTTCTACGATCAGAATAAGCAGCGTCGCCACCAATAAGAAATGCAGTATAAACTCCTCTCCCTCCAAGTAAATGAGCAGGAGTATTATCAAACCCGATGACATGCCGAGTATCTTATCAACCCGAAAACCACTGATTTTCGCGAGATTGTAATATTCATTTTGAGAGAGTAGAGCGATGGCGGTCAGGACAAGAATAAAATAAACACCGCCAGAATATATAGATCCAATGATGAGGGGAATACCTACAACAGCTACCAACACACGTTTTACTGATTCCGACATTTTGATTCC contains:
- a CDS encoding phosphatidate cytidylyltransferase, whose protein sequence is MSESVKRVLVAVVGIPLIIGSIYSGGVYFILVLTAIALLSQNEYYNLAKISGFRVDKILGMSSGLIILLLIYLEGEEFILHFLLVATLLILIVEIFKKEASPLNSSAALIFGIIYPTLMIGTLYPLRNMGSSGAELGLNIVFALIAGVWVCDTAAYYIGKAIGKHKLIERVSPKKTWEGSIAGFIAALAFLTGLKYYGFLPAIPSYEKVIAIAVIAGVGGQLGDLFESLLKRDAGIKDSGKFLPGHGGVLDRFDALIFAAPIAYIYLNIV